In the Drosophila gunungcola strain Sukarami unplaced genomic scaffold, Dgunungcola_SK_2 000001F, whole genome shotgun sequence genome, one interval contains:
- the LOC128261675 gene encoding uncharacterized protein LOC128261675 isoform X1 yields MEASYRQKREWLNSRSSGNGNGAYGDNRDGGYSGQSGGYSDQSGGYSGQSGGYSGQSGAAQMGRNLGGWAPWNSSNTNPMPGPSTDYPAAPQASSLWSRNRNDWNDAQDQAGSSTVMNSRSWSGNRGLPSSQGQGPGQWQGHGPRMAQRELQPIPMQMHEQEGGPPSHLRDAISRLSGSRRKWFNRYVETGCSQEEALAKASERRTNPAGFKGGSLKWYDRYIAMGCTEKEARAKVLEYKRSHPLNLPEQSAPAERGRKRPEHSPVSGDRGRKRPTEDKSSGGRGTEEPKKQRRAPERPPSSVSYRRKDLTMAIMAEEYPKCVLNKKQLSKIEASLVEEMRKGWKSSINFGGIQFLPGLILVTCLDKSSKQWLEQVVPKIEVLPGIKLSSCPEDEVPSTKGFTIFVPRSAEEADKITIGLLKDQNADLLSKTWNIARTTKFKDGKVITVTIGDKVLELLRKKGMTVSYRFSQLSCRLISGKGALKAIRVNQSEPRETKPKQKATTESDQIDLTDEDGEKYIPQLDLTLVDEVKGDDDEEVEGNNEAEDGDHEEEVELVEGEPDEEQLAFEGEENDDEEHLGEEDHGQEEDHEQEEDHEHEQEEGHEQEQVENAEETTIIE; encoded by the coding sequence ATGGAGGCCAGCTACAGGCAGAAGAGAGAGTGGCTCAACAGCCGCTCCTCCGGTAATGGTAATGGTGCCTATGGAGACAATAGAGATGGCGGCTACTCCGGCCAATCCGGTGGCTATTCCGACCAATCGGGGGGCTATTCCGGCCAATCGGGGGGCTACTCTGGCCAGTCGGGCGCCGCCCAAATGGGTCGTAACCTTGGGGGCTGGGCCCCCTGGAACTCCTCAAACACTAATCCCATGCCTGGCCCGTCCACTGACTATCCTGCTGCCCCGCAGGCCAGCTCCCTTTGGAGCCGTAATCGAAACGATTGGAACGACGCCCAAGACCAAGCGGGATCAAGTACCGTCATGAACAGTCGCTCGTGGTCAGGCAATCGCGGATTGCCCTCCAGCCAGGGACAGGGACCAGGCCAGTGGCAGGGACATGGACCGAGGATGGCGCAGCGTGAGCTCCAGCCTATACCGATGCAGATGCACGAGCAGGAGGGGGGGCCACCGAGTCACCTTCGCGATGCCATCTCTCGACTTAGCGGCTCCAGGCGCAAGTGGTTCAaccgctacgtcgagacgggCTGCAGCCAGGAGGAGGCTCTGGCCAAAGCCTCGGAGCGACGCACCAATCCGGCCGGCTTCAAAGGTGGATCACTCAAGTGGTACGATAGATACATTGCCATGGGTTGCACTGAAAAAGAGGCACGCGCAAAGGTGCTGGAGTATAAGAGGAGCCATCCTCTTAATCTTCCGGAGCAGTCAGCTCCGGCTGAACGCGGCCGTAAACGTCCAGAGCATTCTCCTGTTTCGGGTGATCGCGGCCGCAAGCGTCCCACTGAGGACAAGTCATCTGGCGGAAGGGGCACTGAAGAGCCTAAGAAGCAGCGGAGGGCCCCAGAAAGACCTCCATCGTCGGTAAGCTACAGGAGGAAAGACCTCACAATGGCCATTATGGCAGAGGAATATCCGAAATGCGTTTTGAACAAGAAGCAACTGTCCAAGATCGAGGCAAGCCTCGTCGAGGAAATGCGAAAGGGCTGGAAAAGCAGCATCAACTTTGGAGGCATCCAATTCCTCCCCGGTTTGATTTTGGTCACCTGCCTGGACAAAAGTTCCAAGCAGTGGCTGGAGCAGGTGGTACCCAAGATCGAAGTGTTGCCGGGAATCAAACTGTCGTCCTGTCCGGAAGACGAGGTGCCCTCCACCAAGGGGTTTACCATTTTTGTGCCGCGCTCTGCCGAAGAAGccgataaaattacaattggcCTTTTGAAAGATCAAAATGCAGACCTTCTGTCTAAAACGTGGAACATCGCCCGCACTACCAAGTTCAAGGATGGCAAGGTCATTACCGTCACCATTGGCGACAAGGTCTTAGAGCTGCTGCGCAAGAAAGGCATGACGGTCAGCTACCGCTTTAGCCAGCTTTCGTGTCGCCTGATCAGTGGCAAGGGTGCACTAAAGGCAATTCGCGTGAACCAGTCGGAGCCAAGGGAAACCAAACCCAAGCAAAAAGCTACTACTGAGTCCGATCAAATTGACCTGACTGACGAGGATGGCGAAAAATATATTCCTCAGCTTGACCTTACTCTTGTTGACGAGGTTAAGGGGGATGATGACGAGGAGGTTGAAGGGAATAACGAGGCGGAGGACGGGGATCACGAGGAGGAAGTGGAGCTAGTTGAAGGTGAGCCCGACGAAGAGCAGCTGGCGTTCGAAGGTGAGGAAAATGATGACGAGGAGCACTTGGGGGAAGAAGACCACGGGCAGGAAGAAGACCACGAGCAGGAGGAGGACCATGAACATGAACAGGAAGAAGGCCACGAGCAGGAGCAGGTGGAAAATGCTGAGGAAACAACCATCATTGAATGA
- the LOC128261675 gene encoding uncharacterized protein LOC128261675 isoform X2, whose product MNSRSWSGNRGLPSSQGQGPGQWQGHGPRMAQRELQPIPMQMHEQEGGPPSHLRDAISRLSGSRRKWFNRYVETGCSQEEALAKASERRTNPAGFKGGSLKWYDRYIAMGCTEKEARAKVLEYKRSHPLNLPEQSAPAERGRKRPEHSPVSGDRGRKRPTEDKSSGGRGTEEPKKQRRAPERPPSSVSYRRKDLTMAIMAEEYPKCVLNKKQLSKIEASLVEEMRKGWKSSINFGGIQFLPGLILVTCLDKSSKQWLEQVVPKIEVLPGIKLSSCPEDEVPSTKGFTIFVPRSAEEADKITIGLLKDQNADLLSKTWNIARTTKFKDGKVITVTIGDKVLELLRKKGMTVSYRFSQLSCRLISGKGALKAIRVNQSEPRETKPKQKATTESDQIDLTDEDGEKYIPQLDLTLVDEVKGDDDEEVEGNNEAEDGDHEEEVELVEGEPDEEQLAFEGEENDDEEHLGEEDHGQEEDHEQEEDHEHEQEEGHEQEQVENAEETTIIE is encoded by the coding sequence ATGAACAGTCGCTCGTGGTCAGGCAATCGCGGATTGCCCTCCAGCCAGGGACAGGGACCAGGCCAGTGGCAGGGACATGGACCGAGGATGGCGCAGCGTGAGCTCCAGCCTATACCGATGCAGATGCACGAGCAGGAGGGGGGGCCACCGAGTCACCTTCGCGATGCCATCTCTCGACTTAGCGGCTCCAGGCGCAAGTGGTTCAaccgctacgtcgagacgggCTGCAGCCAGGAGGAGGCTCTGGCCAAAGCCTCGGAGCGACGCACCAATCCGGCCGGCTTCAAAGGTGGATCACTCAAGTGGTACGATAGATACATTGCCATGGGTTGCACTGAAAAAGAGGCACGCGCAAAGGTGCTGGAGTATAAGAGGAGCCATCCTCTTAATCTTCCGGAGCAGTCAGCTCCGGCTGAACGCGGCCGTAAACGTCCAGAGCATTCTCCTGTTTCGGGTGATCGCGGCCGCAAGCGTCCCACTGAGGACAAGTCATCTGGCGGAAGGGGCACTGAAGAGCCTAAGAAGCAGCGGAGGGCCCCAGAAAGACCTCCATCGTCGGTAAGCTACAGGAGGAAAGACCTCACAATGGCCATTATGGCAGAGGAATATCCGAAATGCGTTTTGAACAAGAAGCAACTGTCCAAGATCGAGGCAAGCCTCGTCGAGGAAATGCGAAAGGGCTGGAAAAGCAGCATCAACTTTGGAGGCATCCAATTCCTCCCCGGTTTGATTTTGGTCACCTGCCTGGACAAAAGTTCCAAGCAGTGGCTGGAGCAGGTGGTACCCAAGATCGAAGTGTTGCCGGGAATCAAACTGTCGTCCTGTCCGGAAGACGAGGTGCCCTCCACCAAGGGGTTTACCATTTTTGTGCCGCGCTCTGCCGAAGAAGccgataaaattacaattggcCTTTTGAAAGATCAAAATGCAGACCTTCTGTCTAAAACGTGGAACATCGCCCGCACTACCAAGTTCAAGGATGGCAAGGTCATTACCGTCACCATTGGCGACAAGGTCTTAGAGCTGCTGCGCAAGAAAGGCATGACGGTCAGCTACCGCTTTAGCCAGCTTTCGTGTCGCCTGATCAGTGGCAAGGGTGCACTAAAGGCAATTCGCGTGAACCAGTCGGAGCCAAGGGAAACCAAACCCAAGCAAAAAGCTACTACTGAGTCCGATCAAATTGACCTGACTGACGAGGATGGCGAAAAATATATTCCTCAGCTTGACCTTACTCTTGTTGACGAGGTTAAGGGGGATGATGACGAGGAGGTTGAAGGGAATAACGAGGCGGAGGACGGGGATCACGAGGAGGAAGTGGAGCTAGTTGAAGGTGAGCCCGACGAAGAGCAGCTGGCGTTCGAAGGTGAGGAAAATGATGACGAGGAGCACTTGGGGGAAGAAGACCACGGGCAGGAAGAAGACCACGAGCAGGAGGAGGACCATGAACATGAACAGGAAGAAGGCCACGAGCAGGAGCAGGTGGAAAATGCTGAGGAAACAACCATCATTGAATGA
- the LOC128262313 gene encoding uncharacterized protein LOC128262313, translating into MAPNDVVVDDQPKISTFAVLDLETTNLPAYNYNRVGITELCIYAFEADLIKKGVAVPKDEEQDKQDKQDVPAAPRVLHKLNLLFQPSMLVHPDAESITGLSNYLLERESKLNGDSAQLIISFLKHLPAPVCLVAHNGWGFDFPILRQAFEKLNMELPQSTSCLDSLRAFFEIDKKRQKEQNLLKVPENAQRPDPNDETEAVSELKSFEETETAFKEPEIAKEIDWQARNETTPKRPVLTPKEASLKRKHLFDGVEYEDDDQSPAKLKTKEFRSRRKLFSGVQCAETKFYPPRGVYKLGNLYTNKFQRPASNAHQAEADVAMLTKLIQHYGMDFLAFAEEQAIPFHKVTPLCAPVCRK; encoded by the exons ATGGCTCCAAACGATGTGGTCGTGGATGACCAGCCGAAGATTTCAACCTTTGCCGTACTGGACCTGGAGACGACCAACTTGCCTGCTTACAATTACAATCGTGTGGGCATTACGGAGTTGTGCATTTACGCCTTTGAGGCCGATCTCATCAAGAAAGGAGTGGCAGTGCCTAAGGATGAGGAGCAGGATAAACAGGATAAGCAGGATGTTCCGGCGGCACCACGCGTGTTGCACAAGTTGAACCTGCTATTCCAGCCATCGATGTTGGTGCATCCGGATGCCGAAAGTATCACAG GTCTGAGCAATTATCTGCTGGAGCGGGAATCCAAGCTGAACGGAGATTCGGCCCAACTTATCATCAGCTTCCTGAAGCACTTGCCAGCTCCGGTTTGCCTGGTGGCTCACAATGGCTGGGGCTTTGACTTTCCCATTCTGAGGCAGGCCTTTGAAAAACTCAATATGGAACTTCCCCAATCCACGTCCTGTTTGGACTCACTACGTGCCTTTTTTGAGATCGACAAAAAACGtcaaaaagaacaaaatcTCTTGAAAGTACCAGAGAATGCTCAGCGACCTGATCCCAATGATGAAACTGAAGCTGTCTCGGAACTTAAATCCTTTGAAGAAACTGAAACTGCCTTTAAGGAACCGGAAATTGCCAAGGAAATCGACTGGCAAGCTAGAAATGAAACCACTCCGAAGCGACCTGTTTTGACGCCCAAGGAAGCTTCTCTTAAACGCAAGCACTTGTTTGATGGCGTAGAATATGAAGATGATGATCAGAGTCCTGCCAAGCTGAAAACCAAAGAGTTTCGGTCTCGACGAAAACTTTTTAGCGGTGTTCAGTGTGCTGAGACCAAGTTCTACCCGCCCCGCGGTGTTTACAAACTAGGCAATCTGTACACAAACAAATTCCAACGACCAGCAAGTAATGCCCATCAGGCCGAGGCGGATGTCGCCATGCTCACGAAACTCATCCAGCATTATGGCATGGATTTTCTGGCCTTTGCCGAGGAGCAAGCTATTCCTTTCCACAAAGTAACGCCGCTTTGTGCTCCCGTTTGTCGAAAATAG
- the LOC128262314 gene encoding EEF1A lysine methyltransferase 2 has product MDNEHGSELGTQEYWESSYNREIKNYKSHGDVGEIWFDEDSQQRVIYWLLKQEEITKEAKVLDLGCGNGMFLVGLANEGFGQLTGVDYSPKAVELAQHIAQDNKLDISYKVADLTQPQDELGTFDVVHDKGTYDAVSLCPDSPKEKRALYLATVEKLLRTADSLFVITSCNWTEDELEQSFAEKFVKYHSIPTPTFKFGGKVGNVVTSVVFKKL; this is encoded by the coding sequence ATGGACAACGAGCACGGGTCCGAACTGGGAACTCAGGAGTACTGGGAATCCAGCTACAATCGTGAGATTAAGAACTACAAAAGCCACGGAGATGTGGGAGAAATCTGGTTTGACGAGGATTCGCAGCAGCGGGTTATTTACTGGCTGCTGAAGCAGGAGGAGATCACCAAAGAGGCGAAAGTGCTGGACCTGGGCTGCGGCAATGGCATGTTCCTCGTGGGGCTGGCCAATGAAGGATTCGGTCAGCTGACCGGCGTGGACTACTCCCCCAAGGCCGTCGAGTTGGCCCAGCACATTGCCCAGGACAACAAACTGGACATCAGCTACAAGGTGGCGGACTTGACCCAGCCCCAGGACGAGCTGGGCACCTTTGATGTGGTGCACGACAAGGGAACCTATGATGCGGTAAGTCTCTGTCCTGACAGTCCCAAGGAGAAGCGTGCTCTTTATCTGGCGACGGTGGAGAAATTGCTACGCACCGCAGACAGCCTTTTCGTAATCACATCCTGCAACTGGACGGAGGATGAGCTGGAGCAGAGCTTTGCCGAGAAGTTTGTTAAATACCACAGTATTCCCACACCGACCTTCAAGTTTGGCGGCAAAGTGGGCAACGTGGTGACCTCAGTTGTGTTTAAGAAGCTTTGA
- the LOC128262963 gene encoding LOW QUALITY PROTEIN: chromodomain-helicase-DNA-binding protein 1 (The sequence of the model RefSeq protein was modified relative to this genomic sequence to represent the inferred CDS: inserted 1 base in 1 codon; deleted 1 base in 1 codon) has protein sequence MSQTLNESANSVGSDEQDDTRDETNGTDHSGSGSGSGSSGSDSDSDSSSGNSSDGRSSPEPENKPLSVAGFPPTAAAAQADSKTNGFTDDQEDSSSDGSSGSDSDSDAEGPSNQRDQSNSNANTSSSLSKPEQDEEEDDETEAAPQQPASDASADEGSDSSANVSPTSSSSSSEEEEEDYRPKRTRQARKPPTAAEKXKKAPAPKNKKKTWDSDDSDESEDSDEDVSAAQKRKPAATTSRSKPAQQQQRRRVKSFSSEDSDDDDASKRCATRRTAAAVSYKEASEDEATDSEDLLEFEYDESQAATTAAAAEEEEKCETIERILAQRVGKKGCTGNQTTIYAIEENGFDPNAGFDEKQSSDAEAETQFLIKWKGWSYIHNTWESETTLREMKAKGMKKLDNFIKKEQDQAYWRRYAGPEDIDYFECQLELQHELLKSYNNVDRIIAKGSKPDDGAEEYLCKWQSLPYAESTWEDAALVLRKWQRCAEQFSERECSKCTPSRHCRVLKYRPKFSRIKNQPEFLSAGLTLRDYQMDGLNWLLHSWCKENSVILADEMGLGKTIQTICFLYSLFKLNHLYGPFLCVVPLSTMTAWQREFDLWAPDLNVVTYLGDIKSRELIQQYEWQFEGSKRLKFNCILTTYEIVLKDKQFLGTLQWAALLVDEAHRLKNDDSLLYKSLKEFDTNHRLLITGTPLQNSLKELWALLHFIMPDKFDTWENFEVQHGNAEDKGYTRLHQQLEPYILRRVKKDVEKSLPAKVEQILRVEMTSLQKQYYKWILTKNFDALRKGKRGSTSTFLNIVIELKKCCNHAALIRPSEFELMGLQQDEALQTLLKGSGKLVLLDKLLCRLKETGHRVLIFSQMVRMLDVLADYLQKRHWPFQRLDGSIKGEMRRQALDHFNAEGSQDFCFLLSTRAGGLGINLATADTVIIFDSDWNPQNDLQAQARAHRIGQKNQVNIYRLVTARSVEEQIVERAKQKMVLDHLVIQRMDTTGRTVLDKSGNGHSSNSNPFNKDDLSAILKFGAEELFKDEQDHDDDLVCDIDEILRRAETRNEDPEMPADDLLSAFKVASIAAFEEEPSDSANKQDHDAAGDEDDSKDWDDIIPEGFRKAIDDQVRAKEMEDLYLPPRRKTVAANQNEGKRGAGKGAKAKQQADDSGGDSDYELGSEGSGDDGRPRKRGRPTMKEKITGFTDAELRRFIRSYKKFPAPLHRMEAIACDAELQEKPLAELKLLGEMLHDRCVQFLHEHKEEENKTAAADEIPGAKQRRARATYSVKLGGVSFNAKKLLACEQELQPLNEIMPSMPDERQQWSFNIKTRAAVFDVDWGNEEDTKLLCGIYQYGIGSWEQMKLDPTLKLTDKILLNDTRKPQAKQLQTRAEYLLKIIKKNVELTKGGQRRQRRPRASRANDAKAASQAPSSQNEGKSQDADDPSDGRTAAESSISQVDPSTASPHNAPAAEQSNSSAKKTKKSKARSKKTSASDNNGNKPMHFTANNEPRALEVLGDLDPSIFNECKEKMRPVKKALKALDQPDLSLSDQDQLQHTRDCLLQIGKQIDVCLNPYGEPEKKEWRSNLWYFVSKFTELDAKRLFKIYKHALKQKTGGGDDASEAKGKAKDSAGSPTKSKRNGLPAEERDKERDKSGGKKKKKDKDKERSGHSRYPETGAPSSGRYANDSPMKRKRDENDAEASSGVSGTPGGGIGDHLKSMSFKRLNMVRYEERKKHHRGADYYGGSGPPMGSGGYEGGGSSNSRRQGPTSPSTPNSRGGRGGYEPPSAPSGYTPEMERWHARERYSQDYKRDRYDGYARSGGAPGGYHREQRERDRRPDKRRYPSGLPPHAYSSPYLPPNYYGMPNGVVPGLPPPPPGYRNDPRGYPVMPRDYPADYRRSDYERRTQT, from the exons ATGAGCCAG ACACTCAATGAATCGGCGAATAGTGTTGGCTCAGACGAACAAGATGACACTCGGGACGAGACCAATGGCACCGACCatagtggcagtggcagcggtAGTGGTTCCTCTGGTTCCGACTCTGACTCGGATAGCTCCTCGGGCAACTCCAGCGATGGACGCAGTTCCCCGGAGCCA GAAAACAAACCCTTGTCGGTGGCAGGGTTTCCACCGACAGCCGCCGCTGCCCAGGCGGACAGCAAGACGAACGGATTCACAGACGACCAGGAGGACAGCTCCAGTGACGGGTCCAGCGGCAGCGATTCCGACTCGGATGCCGAGGGACCATCAAATCAAAGGGACCAGAGCAACAGCAATGCCAATACCAGCAGCAGCTTGTCTAAGCCGGAgcaggatgaggaggaggacgatGAGACTGAGGCTGCTCCGCAGCAGCCAGCCAGCGATGCCTCTGCCGACGAAGGAAGTGATAGTTCTGCCAATGTCTCGCCCACATCCTCCAGCAGCAGTAGT gaggaagaggaggaggactACAGACCCAAGAGAACGCGCCAGGCGCGCAAACCACCGACTGCAGCAGAGA CCAAGAAAGCTCCTGCCCCcaagaacaaaaagaaaac CTGGGACTCGGACGATAGCGATGAAAGCGAGGACAGTGATGAGGATGTGTCCGCCGCCCAAAAGCGCAAACCAGCAGCCACTACCTCCCGAAGCAAGCccgcacagcagcagcagcgacgcAGGGTAAAGTCCTTCAGTTCCGAGGACAGTGATGACGACGATGCCAGCAAACG CTGTGCTACACGTCGCACGGCCGCTGCAGTTAGCTACAAGGAGGCATCCGAGGACGAGGCCACGGACTCTGAGGATCTGCTTGAGTTTGAGTACGATGAGAGTCAGGCAGCCACCACTGCCGCCGCAGCCGAGGAAGAGGAGAAGTGCGAGACCATCGAGCGCATCCTGGCCCAGCGAGTGGGCAAGAAGGGATGCACCGGCAATCAGACAACGATCTATGCTATCGAGGAAAATGGCTTCGATCCAAATGCAGGATTCGATGAGAAGCAAAGCTCAGACGCGGAGGCCGAGACCCAGTTCCTGATCAAGTGGAAGGGCTGGTCGTACATCCACAACACCTGGGAATCGGAGACTACCTTGCGTGAAATGAAGGCCAAGGGCATGAAGAAGCTGGACAACTTCATCAAAAAAGAACAGGACCAGGCCTACTGGCGGCGCTACGCTGGACCCGAGGACATCGATTACTTCGAGTGCCAGCTGGAACTGCAGCACGAGCTGCTCAAGTCATACAACAACGTGGATCGCATCATTGCCAAGGGCTCCAAGCCGGATGACGGCGCCGAGGAGTATTTGTGCAAGTGGCAGTCGCTACCATACGCCGAGTCCACTTGGGAGGACGCCGCCCTGGTGCTGCGCAAATGGCAACGCTGTGCGGAGCAGTTCTCGGAACGGGAATGCTCCAAGTGCACACCCTCCCGCCACTGCCGAGTGCTCAAGTATCGCCCGAAGTTCTCACGAATCAAGAACCAGCCGGAGTTCCTCTCAGCGGGCCTGACACTAAGAGACTACCAAATGGACGGCCTGAATTGGCTGCTACACTCGTGGTGCAAGGAAAACTCCGTGATCCTGGCCGATGAGATGGGCCTTGGCAAGACCATCCAGACAATCTGCTTCCTGTATTCGCTGTTTAAATTGAACCATCTGTATGGACCGTTCCTGTGCGTTGTGCCGCTGAGCACCATGACGGCATGGCAGCGGGAATTCGACCTGTGGGCTCCGGACTTGAATGTGGTAACCTATCTGGGCGACATTAAGTCACGCGAGCTGATCCAGCAGTACGAGTGGCAGTTCGAGGGCTCTAAGCGACTCAAATTCAATTGCATCCTCACAACGTACGAGATTGTGCTAAAGGACAAGCAATTCCTGGGTACACTCCAGTGGGCTGCTCTGCTGGTGGACGAGGCGCATCGTCTCAAGAACGACGATTCGCTGCTGTACAAGTCGCTCAAGGAGTTCGACACCAACCATCGGCTGCTCATCACTGGCACTCCGCTGCAGAACTCACTGAAAGAGCTATGGGCCTTGCTGCACTTCATCATGCCGGATAAATTCGACACGTGGGAGAACTTTGAGGTGCAGCACGGCAATGCGGAGGATAAGGGCTACACTCGTTTGCATCAGCAGCTGGAGCCGTATATCCTGCGTAGAGTGAAAAAGGACGTGGAGAAGTCGCTTCCAGCCAAGGTGGAGCAGATCCTGCGCGTCGAGATGACTTCGCTGCAAAAGCAGTACTATAAGTGGATCCTTACCAAAAACTTTGATGCCCTGCGAAAGGGAAAGCGTGGCAGTACTTCCACTTTCTTGAACATAGTCATCGAGCTAAAGAAGTGTTGCAACCACGCGGCCCTTATCCGACCTTCGGAATTCGAATTGATGGGCCTGCAGCAGGATGAGGCACTGCAAACACTGCTGAAGGGATCCGGAAAACTCGTGCTGCTCGATAAGCTTCTCTGCCGGCTGAAGGAGACGGGCCACCGCGTTCTGATTTTCTCACAGATGGTGCGCATGCTGGATGTCCTGGCTGATTACCTTCAGAAGCGTCACTGGCCGTTCCAGCGACTCGACGGTAGCATTAAGGGAGAAATGAGGCGTCAGGCCTTGGATCATTTCAATGCCGAGGGCAGTCAGGACTTCTGCTTCCTTCTCTCCACAAGAGCTGGCGGATTGGGCATTAATTTGGCCACCGCCGATACAGTGATTATCTTCGACTCTGACTGGAACCCTCAGAACGATTTGCAGGCACAGGCGAGAGCCCATCGCATTGGACAGAAGAACCAGGTCAACATTTATCGCCTCGTCACCGCCAGATCCGTGGAGGAGCAGATCGTAGAGCGAGCCAAACAGAAGATGGTGCTGGACCATCTGGTCATCCAGCGGATGGACACTACGGGTCGCACTGTGCTGGACAAGAGCGGCAACGGGCACTCGTCCAACTCGAATCCGTTCAATAAGGACGACCTGTCTGCTATCCTGAAGTTCGGCGCAGAGGAGTTGTTCAAGGACGAGCAGGATCATGACGACGATCTGGTCTGCGACATTGACGAGATTCTGCGCAGGGCAGAGACCCGCAACGAGGACCCGGAAATGCCGGCGGACGACTTGCTGTCCGCTTTCAAGGTGGCCAGCATTGCGGCCTTTGAGGAGGAACCAAGCGATTCGGCTAACAAGCAGGACCATGACGCCGCCGGAGACGAGGACGACAGCAAGGACTGGGACGACATCATTCCCGAGGGCTTCCGCAAGGCAATCGACGATCAGGTGCGAGCCAAGGAGATGGAAGACTTATACCTGCCGCCCCGGAGGAAGACGGTTGCTGCCAACCAAAACGAGGGAAAGCGTGGAGCCGGCAAGGGGGCGAAGGCCAAGCAGCAGGCTGACGACTCCGGCGGCGACTCGGACTACGAGCTGGGCTCTGAGGGTAGTGGTGACGATGGCCGACCCCGCAAGCGTGGGCGCCCTACCATGAAGGAAAAGATCACCGGGTTCACGGATGCGGAGTTGCGTCGCTTCATTCGTAGCTACAAAAAGTTTCCCGCCCCACTTCACCGCATGGAGGCCATCGCATGCGATGCTGAGCTGCAGGAAAAGCCGCTGGCGGAGCTGAAACTCCTCGGAGAGATGCTGCACGACCGTTGCGTTCAGTTTCTGCACGAGCACAAGGAGGAAGAGAACAAGACTGCGGCGGCGGATGAGATTCCGGGCGCCAAACAGCGCCGCGCACGCGCCACCTATTCCGTGAAGCTGGGTGGCGTCTCCTTTAATGCCAAAAAGCTGCTGGCCTGCGAGCAGGAGCTGCAGCCGCTCAACGAGATCATGCCCAGCATGCCCGATGAGCGCCAGCAGTGGAGTTTCAACATCAAGACGCGCGCCGCCGTCTTCGACGTGGATTGGGGCAACGAGGAGGACACAAAGCTGCTGTGCGGCATTTACCAGTACGGCATTGGGTCCTGGGAGCAGATGAAGCTGGACCCCACGCTCAAACTCACGGACAAGATCCTGTTGAACGACACGCGCAAGCCGCAGGCCAAGCAGCTGCAGACGCGTGCCGAGTACCTGCTCAAGATCATCAAGAAGAACGTGGAGCTGACCAAGGGTGGCCAGCGACGGCAACGTCGCCCCAGAGCATCGCGAGCCAACGACGCCAAGGCGGCCAGCCAGGCGCCTAGCTCGCAAAACGAAGGCAAGTCGCAGGATGCCGATGACCCAAGCGATGGACGCACCGCCGCCGAGAGCAGTATCAGTCAGGTGGACCCATCAACCGCGTCGCCGCACAATGCTCCGGCCGCTGAGCAGTCGAATAGCAGCGCAAAGAAGACCAAAAAGTCCAAGGCCCGGTCGAAAAAGACCAGTGCCTCggacaacaacggcaacaagcCGATGCACTTTACGGCCAACAACGAACCAAGGGCCTTAGAGGTGCTGGGCGATCTGGATCCCAGCATATTCAATGAGTGCAAGGAGAAGATGAGACCAGTGAAGAAGGCCCTAAAGGCCCTGGACCAGCCGGATTTAAGTCTCTCCGACCAGGATCAGCTGCAGCACACTAGGGATTGCCTCTTGCAAATCGGCAAGCAGATCGACGTTTGCCTCAATCCCTACGGTGAGCCTGAGAAGAAGGAGTGGCGCAGCAACCTGTGGTACTTTGTGTCCAAGTTCACGGAGCTGGATGCCAAGCGTCTGTTTAAAATCTACAAGCACGCACTCAAGCAGAAAACGGGCGGAGGTGACGACGCGAGCGAGGCGAAGGGAAAAGCCAAGGACTCGGCAGGAAGCCCCACCAAGTCAAAGCGCAACGGCCTTCCGGCTGAGGAAAGGGACAAGGAACGCGACAAGAGTGGTGgtaagaaaaagaagaaggacaaggacaaggagcgTAGTGGACACTCGCGATATCCGGAAACTGGTGCCCCCTCCTCCGGTCGCTATGCCAATGACTCGCCTATGAAGCGGAAGCGGGACGAGAACGATGCAGAGGCCAGCAGCGGAGTATCTGGTACTCCTGGCGGGGGCATCGGTGACCACCTCAAGTCTATGTCCTTCAAGCGGCTCAACATGGTTCGCTACGAGGAACGCAAGAAGCATCATCGCGGCGCCGACTACTATGGTGGCAGTGGCCCACCCATGGGCAGTGGAGGCTATGAAGGAGGCGGCAGCAGTAACTCCCGCCGCCAAGGCCCCACCTCCCCCTCCACACCGAACAGTCGTGGAGGTCGAGGCGGCTACGAACCACCGTCCGCTCCGTCCGGCTACACACCGGAGATGGAGCGGTGGCATGCCCGCGAAAG ATACAGCCAGGATTACAAACGGGATCGCTACGATGGGTATGCGCGCAGTGGAGGAGCTCCCGGCGGCTATCATCGCGAACAGCGTGAGCGCGATCGCCGTCCCGACAAGCGCAG ATATCCCTCTGGCCTGCCGCCTCATGCTTACTCAAGCCCCTACCTGCCGCCTAACTACTATGGAATGCCGAATGGAGTCGTTCCGGGCctgccgccaccgccgcccgGTTACCGCAATGACCCCCGCGGCTATCCGGTGATGCCGCGTGATTATCCTGCCGACTACAGACGCAGCGACTACGAGCGACGCACGCAGACCTGA